One window from the genome of Crateriforma spongiae encodes:
- a CDS encoding vWA domain-containing protein, with protein sequence MSTTLPPEIPTPTGTPAAVTAIPPDRLDDDAQAADAQTPHDSMGDAADGTDPDWDELDDWDDPPWWASDWAAVLVTSIVAHLIVVLTLALVRLHQPVEEQVALMAAKSENVPDPVNLIDTLQYSDDPEESIGADSLSVSEAATATAIEFAEIAEIPSPVDTPPVDFGQVIASEVFSQPVAPMQRLTNQKGKVGEGTQGAAGAIDRITFEILKSMEERPTLVAWLFDQSGSLHRQRQQIIGRFDRIYEELGIVQENDERFKERKGVDVPLLTSIVGFGQTVQLYNEKPSDDLGAIKQIINSINVDSSGVERVFTAVEEAANEFKRFRRNTGDGPARNVIFIVVTDERGDDAERLERAIGTCRRYAIPVHVIGVPAPFGREHTYVKYVDPDPRFDQSARWAEVDQGPETLLPERVQVGFTGDFQQEPTVDSGFGPYALTRLCYETGGIYFTVHPNRNMNRAVYRGEVDPYASDLRYFFDPDVMSRYRPDYLSPKDYLEFVRQSPLRQALVQAARMKPAQGIDAPRTRFVKRNDAGLVADLTRAQQDAAKLEPTLLMMAQTLMPGMEHRDDETSPRWQAGFDLAMGRVLAQKVRTETYNAMLAKAKRGMAFSDAKNNTWVLKPADEITVGSRWQREAETAKTLLQSVVDNHPKTPWALLASQELSTPIGWQWTEQFTAPDPPRPNRPGNNNPNPRPPRDDQARMLQKAPTRPIPKL encoded by the coding sequence ATGTCGACGACGCTGCCCCCCGAAATACCGACGCCGACAGGCACTCCGGCCGCCGTCACGGCGATCCCGCCGGATCGTCTGGACGATGACGCCCAGGCGGCCGATGCGCAGACGCCCCACGATTCGATGGGCGACGCGGCGGACGGCACCGATCCCGACTGGGACGAATTGGATGACTGGGATGACCCGCCGTGGTGGGCCAGCGATTGGGCGGCCGTCTTGGTCACCAGCATCGTCGCGCACCTGATCGTCGTACTGACCCTGGCGCTTGTCCGGCTGCACCAACCGGTCGAAGAACAGGTCGCGCTGATGGCGGCCAAGAGTGAGAATGTTCCGGATCCGGTCAATTTGATCGACACGCTGCAGTACAGCGACGACCCGGAAGAAAGCATTGGCGCCGATTCGCTAAGCGTGTCCGAAGCCGCAACGGCAACCGCCATCGAGTTCGCCGAAATCGCGGAGATCCCTTCGCCGGTCGACACGCCGCCGGTGGACTTCGGCCAAGTGATCGCCAGCGAAGTGTTCTCTCAGCCCGTCGCGCCCATGCAACGGCTGACCAACCAAAAGGGCAAAGTCGGCGAAGGCACGCAAGGAGCCGCCGGGGCGATCGATCGCATCACGTTTGAAATCCTAAAGTCGATGGAAGAACGTCCGACTCTGGTCGCTTGGCTGTTCGACCAAAGTGGTTCGCTGCACCGACAACGCCAGCAAATCATCGGACGCTTTGATCGCATCTATGAAGAACTAGGGATCGTCCAAGAAAACGACGAACGGTTCAAAGAACGCAAGGGGGTCGACGTCCCGCTGTTGACGTCCATTGTCGGCTTCGGACAAACCGTCCAGCTGTACAACGAGAAACCCAGCGACGATCTGGGGGCGATCAAACAAATCATTAACTCCATCAATGTCGATTCCTCCGGCGTCGAACGCGTCTTCACGGCGGTGGAAGAAGCCGCCAACGAATTCAAACGCTTTCGACGAAACACCGGCGACGGCCCGGCCCGCAACGTCATCTTCATCGTGGTCACCGACGAACGTGGCGACGACGCGGAGCGTTTGGAGCGGGCGATCGGCACCTGTCGTCGCTACGCCATCCCCGTGCACGTGATCGGAGTCCCGGCACCCTTTGGCCGCGAACACACGTACGTGAAATACGTCGACCCCGATCCGCGGTTCGATCAATCCGCTCGTTGGGCCGAAGTCGATCAGGGACCGGAGACGCTGTTGCCCGAGCGAGTGCAAGTCGGCTTCACCGGCGACTTCCAACAAGAACCGACCGTCGACAGTGGGTTTGGTCCCTATGCGTTGACCCGGCTTTGCTATGAAACCGGTGGGATCTATTTCACCGTTCACCCGAACCGCAACATGAATCGCGCGGTGTATCGCGGCGAAGTCGATCCGTATGCGTCCGACCTGCGGTACTTTTTTGATCCCGACGTGATGTCACGTTACCGGCCGGATTATCTCAGCCCCAAAGACTATCTGGAATTCGTCCGTCAAAGTCCTTTGCGTCAAGCGTTGGTGCAAGCGGCGCGGATGAAACCGGCCCAGGGGATCGACGCGCCACGCACGCGTTTCGTCAAACGCAATGACGCCGGGCTGGTCGCCGACCTGACGCGGGCCCAACAGGACGCCGCCAAGTTGGAACCGACGTTGTTGATGATGGCCCAAACGTTGATGCCGGGGATGGAGCATCGGGATGATGAAACCAGTCCGCGTTGGCAAGCCGGTTTCGACTTGGCGATGGGACGTGTGTTGGCGCAAAAGGTTCGCACCGAAACCTACAACGCAATGTTGGCCAAGGCGAAACGTGGGATGGCGTTCAGCGATGCAAAGAACAACACATGGGTCCTGAAGCCCGCCGATGAAATCACCGTGGGCAGCCGCTGGCAACGTGAAGCCGAAACGGCCAAGACGCTGCTGCAGAGTGTCGTCGACAACCATCCCAAGACGCCTTGGGCGTTGCTGGCCAGCCAAGAACTGTCCACGCCGATCGGTTGGCAATGGACCGAACAGTTCACCGCCCCCGATCCACCGCGACCGAATCGTCCGGGCAACAACAACCCCAACCCGCGCCCACCCCGTGACGATCAAGCGCGGATGCTACAAAAGGCCCCCACCCGCCCGATCCCGAAGCTGTAA
- a CDS encoding TIGR03009 domain-containing protein, translating to MMRHATVMAMAFLTWHGMTAGFTAPAQTANQPQERIASASRSGGQQAPDQNEALAPFQLSAAEQARLDQILAAWEKQSGSTKTLECTFHRYHYDTASAPAGIYASASLGQIKYAEPDKGLFRVDQKVFYKGMEGGKPQHAAIDGQFGEHWVCNGKELLEFDRSNKECRIQALPPQLQGAGIIDSPLPFVFNLKANDIKQRYWVRQVMAPKPDLIMIEAWPKRQQDAAQYKLVQIVLQQDTFLPAGLVMYAPNYDARTAPHRDIYEFSKATRNGSMNRLSNFMNNFIPEKPPSDWKIHRDTFAPGN from the coding sequence ATGATGCGACACGCAACGGTCATGGCGATGGCCTTTCTGACCTGGCACGGCATGACAGCCGGCTTTACCGCACCGGCCCAGACGGCGAATCAGCCGCAGGAACGGATCGCTTCGGCATCGCGATCGGGCGGACAGCAGGCCCCCGACCAAAACGAAGCTCTGGCACCGTTCCAGTTGTCCGCGGCCGAACAAGCACGCTTGGACCAAATCCTGGCGGCTTGGGAAAAGCAAAGCGGCAGCACCAAGACCCTGGAATGCACGTTCCATCGTTACCACTATGACACCGCATCGGCACCGGCCGGAATCTATGCGTCGGCATCGCTGGGTCAAATCAAATATGCCGAACCGGACAAGGGTCTGTTCCGCGTCGACCAGAAGGTGTTTTACAAAGGCATGGAAGGCGGCAAGCCACAACATGCCGCCATCGACGGCCAGTTCGGCGAACACTGGGTGTGTAACGGCAAAGAGCTGTTGGAATTCGACCGCAGCAACAAAGAATGCCGCATCCAAGCATTGCCGCCGCAATTGCAGGGTGCCGGGATCATCGACAGCCCGCTACCGTTCGTTTTCAACTTGAAAGCCAACGACATCAAGCAGCGTTATTGGGTCCGCCAAGTGATGGCTCCCAAGCCTGACTTGATCATGATCGAAGCTTGGCCGAAACGTCAGCAAGACGCGGCCCAATACAAGCTGGTTCAAATCGTGTTGCAACAAGACACGTTCTTGCCGGCCGGTTTGGTGATGTACGCCCCCAACTATGACGCTCGTACCGCACCGCACCGCGACATCTATGAGTTCAGCAAAGCGACTCGCAACGGCAGCATGAACCGGTTGAGCAACTTCATGAACAACTTCATCCCGGAAAAGCCGCCGTCGGATTGGAAGATCCACCGCGACACGTTCGCGCCGGGCAACTGA
- a CDS encoding BBP7 family outer membrane beta-barrel protein, with protein sequence MTTWPIANAAEFNDARTVPPADRSAVATRWVRRGVMALATVAVFHATAANAQGIRMKKPDRGTYQPPVSDAVAADDDRYREVDDARYHRSKAGLVDASIDPGMTVAPEPQLRPVSHAQSVAPDPPSPIPMVSESVPSSITSPTVSADAIAGEVFYDGQYYGEPACGIESTACDALTCDSGIAGCDSLTCDGCSACRPTGYIVRAPHRWFGSIDLLSMWRKGDRLPPLVTTGSTGNLDDADTTVLAGDRTVFEGATMGGRLMIGTWLDEAQCRSLRFRAWAVGEDTYNFSADESDFDVLTRPFFNVSDGDTPGNETLQIAFPDVAFGSVSVNGSSNVAGADIAVYQPWMRGFAGRVDVLYGYQYMRFDESLRIHSSSTSIDPNVTLPPIGSIIDVTDTFDAENEFHGGQIGLATSHTSGCWSFRSLFKFGFGSLQRGARRSGTTVTSVDGNQSIINEGLLVRSTNSSPLDDNTFGWIPEMDLSLGWHRFPRFDVKFGYHLIAMTDALQVSGMIDPDLAVNSAIPPTGQQSPALAIRTDTIYVHGIHLGLHYSY encoded by the coding sequence ATGACCACCTGGCCGATTGCAAACGCCGCCGAATTCAACGACGCCCGCACCGTTCCGCCCGCCGACCGATCCGCCGTCGCGACCCGTTGGGTCCGCCGAGGCGTGATGGCTTTGGCGACGGTGGCCGTATTTCATGCGACCGCCGCGAACGCGCAGGGCATTCGAATGAAGAAGCCCGATCGCGGGACCTATCAGCCGCCGGTGTCCGACGCCGTCGCGGCCGATGACGACCGTTACCGCGAAGTCGACGACGCACGATATCACCGATCCAAAGCCGGATTGGTGGACGCCAGCATCGATCCCGGGATGACGGTGGCACCGGAACCACAACTACGTCCGGTATCCCATGCCCAATCAGTCGCGCCCGATCCGCCGTCGCCGATCCCAATGGTCAGCGAATCGGTTCCATCATCGATCACATCGCCGACGGTATCGGCCGATGCAATCGCCGGTGAGGTCTTCTACGACGGGCAGTACTACGGCGAACCCGCTTGCGGGATCGAATCCACCGCCTGTGATGCGTTGACGTGTGACAGCGGAATCGCCGGATGTGATTCGCTGACCTGTGACGGGTGTTCGGCGTGCCGACCGACCGGATACATCGTACGCGCCCCGCATCGTTGGTTCGGATCGATTGATTTGCTGTCCATGTGGCGAAAGGGCGATCGGTTGCCGCCGTTGGTGACGACCGGATCGACGGGCAACTTGGACGATGCCGACACCACCGTGTTGGCGGGCGACCGAACCGTGTTCGAAGGCGCCACGATGGGCGGCCGTTTGATGATCGGGACTTGGTTGGATGAAGCCCAGTGTCGAAGCCTGCGATTCCGTGCTTGGGCGGTCGGCGAAGACACGTACAACTTCAGCGCCGACGAATCCGATTTTGACGTGCTGACGCGACCGTTCTTCAATGTCAGCGACGGTGACACACCGGGCAACGAGACTTTGCAGATCGCCTTTCCCGATGTCGCGTTTGGATCGGTCAGCGTGAACGGTTCCAGCAACGTGGCCGGCGCGGACATCGCCGTCTATCAACCTTGGATGCGCGGCTTTGCCGGTCGAGTCGACGTGTTGTACGGATACCAGTACATGCGTTTCGACGAATCGCTGCGGATCCATTCATCCAGCACTTCGATCGATCCCAACGTGACGTTGCCGCCGATCGGATCGATCATCGATGTCACTGACACATTCGACGCGGAGAACGAATTCCATGGCGGCCAAATCGGCTTGGCCACCAGTCACACGTCCGGGTGCTGGTCATTCCGCAGCCTGTTCAAATTCGGCTTTGGATCGCTGCAACGTGGCGCCCGCCGCAGCGGAACCACGGTCACCAGCGTCGACGGCAACCAGTCGATCATCAACGAAGGCTTGCTGGTCCGCAGCACCAATTCGTCACCGCTGGACGACAACACGTTCGGATGGATTCCGGAAATGGATCTGTCGCTGGGCTGGCACCGCTTTCCCCGATTCGACGTCAAATTCGGCTATCACTTGATCGCCATGACCGATGCCCTGCAGGTGTCGGGAATGATCGACCCGGACCTGGCCGTCAACAGTGCGATCCCGCCGACGGGCCAGCAGAGTCCAGCGTTGGCAATCCGCACGGACACGATCTATGTGCACGGCATCCACCTGGGGTTGCACTATTCCTACTAG
- a CDS encoding metallophosphoesterase family protein, with protein sequence MSGRLIAIGDIHGCTVALENLLRHVQPDPDDLVVALGDYVDRGPDSRGVIDRLIQLGGQTQLVCLMGNHEEMMLEVVRGEAPHHEWLKHGGIETLDSYGFDGDLDFLPPEHQSFLDNLGDFFETDAFFFTHAAYDAGLPLEQQPVDLLRWHSLMRGVPPQHYSGKTAIVGHTANRDGEVVDLGHLICLDTYAYGGQWLTAMDLNERSFWQANQQGQVRVSE encoded by the coding sequence GTGAGCGGTCGTCTGATTGCGATTGGTGATATACACGGTTGCACCGTTGCCTTGGAAAATCTGCTGCGACACGTCCAACCCGATCCGGACGATCTGGTCGTCGCCTTGGGCGATTATGTCGATCGTGGTCCCGATTCGCGTGGTGTGATCGATCGACTAATCCAATTGGGCGGTCAGACTCAGTTGGTCTGCCTGATGGGCAACCACGAAGAGATGATGCTGGAGGTGGTTCGCGGGGAAGCCCCGCACCACGAATGGCTGAAGCACGGCGGGATTGAAACGCTGGACAGCTATGGTTTTGACGGCGATCTGGATTTTCTGCCGCCTGAGCATCAGAGCTTTCTGGATAACCTGGGCGACTTCTTCGAAACCGATGCGTTTTTCTTTACGCACGCCGCGTACGATGCGGGGCTGCCGCTGGAACAACAACCGGTCGATCTGCTGCGTTGGCACAGCCTGATGCGGGGCGTCCCGCCGCAGCATTACAGTGGCAAGACGGCGATCGTCGGCCACACGGCCAACCGCGACGGTGAAGTCGTCGATCTGGGGCACCTGATCTGTCTGGACACGTATGCCTATGGCGGACAATGGCTGACCGCGATGGACCTGAACGAGCGATCATTCTGGCAGGCCAACCAGCAGGGCCAAGTTCGCGTGTCAGAGTAG
- a CDS encoding PaaI family thioesterase — protein MPVQSERFSTAPISRLVGFDVQPPADPDSGTPLGHAVVRIQCGPQHHNPMGRVHGGLVSALADAAMGIAFGRTLLESEDFSTIEMKINFIRPVKDGLLTATATVVERGLRIGFVQCDITGPKGKLVATATSTCTVLSQS, from the coding sequence TTGCCCGTCCAATCCGAACGCTTCTCCACCGCGCCGATCAGCCGTCTGGTCGGGTTTGATGTCCAGCCGCCGGCCGACCCGGATTCCGGCACGCCGCTGGGTCATGCGGTCGTGCGAATCCAGTGTGGTCCCCAGCACCATAACCCGATGGGACGGGTGCACGGTGGCTTGGTGTCGGCGTTGGCCGATGCGGCGATGGGCATCGCTTTCGGCCGCACGCTTTTGGAAAGCGAAGACTTTTCGACGATCGAGATGAAGATCAACTTCATCCGGCCGGTCAAAGACGGCTTGCTGACCGCGACCGCAACGGTGGTCGAACGAGGCCTGCGGATCGGTTTTGTTCAGTGCGACATCACCGGCCCCAAGGGCAAGCTGGTGGCCACCGCGACCAGCACCTGCACGGTGCTGTCCCAGTCCTGA